One Luteolibacter flavescens DNA window includes the following coding sequences:
- a CDS encoding branched-chain amino acid ABC transporter permease has protein sequence MPFSGAKRWLFIGIAIAVLASLSSGGMNRYYLGITIDVGIAIILAVSLNLINGHTGQFSLGHAGFMAVGGYFAAWLSLQMGENAKMLFPLSLLAGGILAAVVGLVVGIPSLRLRGDYLAIVTLGFGEIIRVIAQNTEAIGAASGLKGIPKFTNLGWTFGLAAVTIYAITSLVNSTYGRGFLAVHDDEIAAESSGINTVRYKVTAFVTGAFFAGIAGGLYAHHKQFLSPTGFDWLKSVEIVVMVILGGMGRTVGVIAAAILLTVLPELLRDFAEYRMIVYALLIIFLMLVRPGGLFTLNLKRRSSAA, from the coding sequence ATGCCATTTTCCGGAGCAAAACGCTGGCTCTTCATCGGCATCGCCATCGCGGTGCTGGCCTCCCTTTCTTCCGGCGGGATGAATCGCTACTACCTCGGCATCACCATCGATGTCGGCATCGCGATCATCCTCGCCGTCAGCCTGAATCTCATCAACGGCCACACCGGCCAATTCAGCCTGGGCCATGCCGGCTTCATGGCGGTGGGCGGTTACTTCGCCGCCTGGCTCTCGCTGCAGATGGGGGAAAATGCCAAGATGCTGTTTCCCCTCTCGCTGCTTGCCGGTGGCATTCTCGCAGCAGTCGTGGGCCTCGTGGTCGGCATTCCCTCGCTGCGCCTGCGCGGGGACTACCTCGCCATCGTCACGCTCGGCTTCGGCGAGATCATCCGGGTGATCGCGCAGAATACGGAAGCCATCGGTGCAGCCAGCGGCCTGAAGGGCATCCCGAAATTCACGAACCTCGGATGGACCTTCGGCCTCGCCGCCGTGACGATTTACGCGATCACCTCGCTGGTGAATTCCACCTACGGCCGCGGCTTCCTCGCCGTGCATGACGACGAGATCGCAGCCGAGTCCTCGGGCATCAATACCGTGCGCTACAAGGTCACCGCTTTCGTGACCGGGGCCTTCTTCGCTGGCATCGCGGGCGGCCTCTATGCCCACCACAAGCAGTTCCTCTCGCCCACCGGCTTCGACTGGCTGAAGTCCGTGGAAATCGTGGTCATGGTCATCCTCGGTGGCATGGGCCGCACGGTCGGCGTCATCGCCGCGGCCATCCTGCTCACGGTCCTGCCGGAGCTGCTTCGCGACTTCGCCGAATACCGGATGATCGTTTACGCGCTGCTCATCATCTTCCTGATGCTGGTGCGCCCGGGCGGGCTCTTCACCCTCAACCTCAAGCGCCGTTCCTCCGCAGCATGA